From the genome of Thermoflexus hugenholtzii, one region includes:
- the aroQ gene encoding type II 3-dehydroquinate dehydratase — MNVLVLHGPNLNLLGTREPHIYGTMTLEEINARLEEWAAAHGVTLRIIQSNHEGVLIDAIHQARGWADAILINPGALHIYGYALRDALAAVNLPAVEVHLSNLYAREEWRRVSVIAPVCKGVIQGFGWRSYLLGLEALYALHQERAAQGRA; from the coding sequence ATGAACGTGCTGGTGCTGCATGGGCCCAACCTCAACCTGCTGGGGACGCGGGAGCCCCACATTTACGGGACGATGACCCTGGAGGAGATCAACGCCCGGCTGGAGGAGTGGGCGGCCGCCCACGGCGTCACCCTGCGCATCATCCAGTCCAACCACGAGGGCGTCCTCATCGACGCCATCCACCAGGCCCGGGGCTGGGCGGACGCCATCCTGATCAACCCGGGCGCCCTCCATATCTACGGCTACGCCCTGCGGGACGCCCTGGCCGCCGTGAACCTGCCCGCCGTGGAGGTCCATCTCTCCAACCTTTACGCCCGGGAGGAATGGCGCCGGGTCTCGGTGATCGCTCCGGTCTGTAAGGGGGTGATCCAGGGCTTCGGCTGGCGCAGCTACCTGCTGGGCCTGGAAGCGCTATACGCCCTCCATCAGGAGCGCGCCGCGCAGGGCCGGGCGTAA
- a CDS encoding mannose-1-phosphate guanylyltransferase encodes MAGEMFAVILAGGSGTRLWPLSRQSRPKQMLRLLGERTMFQLTVDRLLPMFKPEQILVVTGREHAEELMQQAPEIPRENFLVEPVGRNTAPAIGLAALHLRRRDPRACMAVLPADHYIRDEARFRAVLRAAFQVAERGFLVTLGIRPTYPATGFGYIERGELLGRFGGFLAYRVRAFREKPDLATAERFVADGRHSWNSGMFIWRVDRILEEIARHMPELAAGLRELEGALGTPEEGEVLRRIWPGMPNTSIDYGVMEKAQEVAVIPAEFGWNDIGSWAALLDILAGDDQSNVVLGAEHLGLDTSGSLIFGNGRLVATLGVRDLIIVDTDDVLLVCHRERAQDVRLLVEALKREGRQEYL; translated from the coding sequence ATGGCGGGGGAGATGTTCGCGGTGATCCTGGCGGGGGGCAGCGGCACCCGGCTGTGGCCGCTGAGCCGGCAGAGCCGCCCCAAGCAGATGCTCCGGCTCCTGGGGGAGCGGACGATGTTCCAGCTGACGGTCGATCGCCTGCTCCCCATGTTCAAGCCGGAGCAGATCCTCGTGGTGACCGGCCGGGAGCACGCCGAGGAGCTCATGCAGCAGGCCCCGGAGATCCCCCGGGAGAACTTCCTGGTGGAGCCGGTGGGCCGCAACACCGCCCCGGCCATCGGGCTGGCGGCCCTGCATCTGCGCCGCCGGGATCCCCGGGCCTGCATGGCGGTGTTGCCCGCGGATCACTACATCCGGGACGAGGCCCGCTTCCGCGCCGTCCTCCGGGCGGCCTTCCAGGTCGCCGAGAGAGGGTTCCTGGTCACCCTGGGCATCCGCCCCACCTATCCGGCCACGGGGTTCGGTTACATCGAACGCGGGGAGCTCCTGGGGCGGTTCGGGGGCTTCCTGGCCTACCGGGTGCGGGCCTTCCGGGAGAAGCCCGACCTGGCCACGGCGGAGCGCTTCGTCGCCGATGGGCGCCACTCCTGGAACAGCGGGATGTTCATCTGGCGCGTGGACCGCATCCTGGAGGAGATCGCGCGCCATATGCCGGAGCTGGCCGCCGGGCTGCGGGAGCTGGAGGGCGCCCTGGGGACCCCGGAGGAGGGGGAGGTCCTGCGCCGCATCTGGCCCGGGATGCCCAACACGAGCATCGATTACGGAGTGATGGAGAAGGCCCAGGAGGTCGCCGTCATCCCCGCCGAGTTCGGCTGGAACGACATCGGCAGCTGGGCCGCCCTGCTCGATATCCTGGCCGGCGACGATCAGAGCAACGTGGTCCTGGGCGCGGAGCACCTGGGGCTGGACACCTCGGGCTCGCTGATCTTCGGCAACGGCCGTCTGGTGGCCACCCTGGGCGTCCGGGATCTGATCATCGTCGACACCGATGATGTCCTCCTGGTCTGCCACCGCGAGCGCGCCCAGGACGTGCGTCTCCTGGTGGAGGCGCTGAAGCGCGAGGGGCGACAGGAGTATCTGTAA